A region of Pyxidicoccus parkwaysis DNA encodes the following proteins:
- a CDS encoding STAS/SEC14 domain-containing protein, producing the protein MGAIWTLGPHKMWFEEPDTLRLVTVGVYDMKLLEESNAIANELKKLHPTLYLISDSRQGTGMSADVRKLLGEKPEMMPYAGSVMFGSSFAMRTMVNMMIRAGELMGRKADTEFAMVATEEDAKAWVAERRAKKAK; encoded by the coding sequence ATGGGAGCCATCTGGACGTTGGGCCCTCACAAGATGTGGTTCGAGGAGCCCGACACGCTGCGGCTCGTCACCGTGGGCGTCTACGACATGAAGCTGCTGGAGGAGTCGAACGCCATCGCCAACGAGCTGAAGAAGCTCCACCCCACGCTCTACCTCATCTCCGACTCGCGGCAGGGCACGGGCATGTCCGCGGACGTGCGCAAGCTCTTGGGTGAGAAGCCGGAAATGATGCCCTACGCGGGCTCGGTGATGTTCGGCTCCAGCTTCGCCATGCGGACCATGGTCAACATGATGATCCGCGCCGGAGAGCTGATGGGGCGCAAGGCCGACACCGAGTTCGCCATGGTGGCCACCGAGGAGGACGCCAAGGCCTGGGTCGCCGAGCGCCGCGCGAAGAAGGCGAAGTAG
- a CDS encoding STAS domain-containing protein — protein MSALPKQDHLSVSPERIGRIIDVLSMISVGEFSPERTTIPIHEMDELAALEETLNVFVRELATTRKDHEEALNRLATSHRELEEKLSTIDRQREAIRDLSTPIIELWEDILTLPIVGVVDTQRSVEMTERLLHRIVQVKARCVIIDITGVEVVDTMTANHFIKMVNAARLLGAYCVVTGISPLIAQTLVQIGVDLREVKTLSSLKEGLRDCFLHLRKGSTGASGTQR, from the coding sequence ATGAGTGCCCTGCCCAAGCAAGACCATCTCTCCGTCAGCCCCGAGCGCATCGGCCGCATCATCGACGTGCTGTCGATGATTTCCGTGGGCGAGTTCTCCCCCGAGCGCACCACCATCCCCATCCACGAGATGGACGAATTGGCCGCGCTGGAGGAGACGCTCAATGTCTTCGTGCGCGAGCTGGCCACCACGCGCAAGGACCACGAAGAGGCGCTCAACCGGCTGGCCACGAGCCACCGCGAGCTGGAGGAGAAGCTCAGCACGATTGACCGCCAGCGCGAGGCCATCCGTGACTTGTCCACGCCCATCATCGAGCTGTGGGAGGACATCCTCACGCTGCCGATTGTCGGCGTGGTGGACACGCAGCGCTCGGTGGAGATGACCGAGCGGCTGTTGCACCGCATCGTCCAGGTGAAGGCCCGCTGCGTCATCATCGACATCACCGGCGTGGAGGTGGTGGACACGATGACGGCCAACCACTTCATCAAGATGGTGAACGCCGCGCGGCTGCTGGGCGCGTACTGCGTGGTGACGGGCATCAGCCCGCTCATCGCCCAGACGCTGGTCCAGATTGGCGTGGACCTGCGCGAGGTGAAGACGCTCAGCAGCCTGAAGGAAGGCCTGCGCGACTGCTTCCTGCACCTGCGCAAGGGCAGCACCGGCGCGTCCGGCACGCAGCGCTGA
- a CDS encoding STAS domain-containing protein, translating to MSQPDFPGAPRPDRELSRIPIIPLWGNLIVPLQGDITDAQAAQLCSDVLRDIQRIGARGMVVDISGLWLVDSHLCAVLARLAASARLMGTRTVLCGMGADVALTLQSMGIQLEGVETALGLEEGLALLGVEVVGGSGADAEREASLALADEMLGLSSTPLPKTSV from the coding sequence ATGAGCCAGCCTGACTTCCCCGGGGCCCCGCGCCCCGACCGTGAGTTGTCCCGCATCCCCATCATTCCCCTCTGGGGCAACCTCATCGTCCCGCTGCAGGGCGACATCACCGACGCCCAGGCCGCGCAGCTGTGCTCGGACGTGCTGCGCGACATCCAGCGCATCGGCGCGCGCGGCATGGTGGTGGACATCTCCGGCCTGTGGCTGGTGGACAGCCACCTGTGCGCGGTGCTCGCGCGGCTGGCCGCCTCGGCGCGGCTGATGGGCACGCGCACCGTGCTGTGCGGCATGGGCGCGGACGTGGCGCTCACCCTGCAGAGCATGGGCATCCAGCTCGAGGGCGTGGAGACGGCGCTGGGCCTGGAGGAAGGCCTGGCGCTGCTCGGCGTCGAGGTGGTGGGCGGGAGCGGCGCCGACGCCGAGCGCGAGGCCTCCCTTGCCCTGGCCGACGAGATGCTCGGCCTGTCGTCCACACCCCTGCCGAAGACCTCCGTCTGA
- a CDS encoding SpoIIE family protein phosphatase, which translates to MRLSVAHQSRPKLGEVRNGDMALVRTEGSHTLLVVVDALGHGTAAAEVAAEARRCLERMPLDGGVEPLMDAVHAALRNGRGAAIMMGLFDGKTLQCGGVGNVELRARGTRVPVVPTPGILGQSMRSLRTVSAVLAPGDRLVLFSDGLSFRLDLETARKLPPNEACMLLMERYARPSDDATVMVADVEN; encoded by the coding sequence GTGAGGCTTTCCGTCGCGCACCAGTCCCGCCCCAAGCTGGGCGAGGTGCGCAACGGCGACATGGCGCTGGTGCGGACCGAGGGCTCCCATACGCTGCTGGTGGTGGTGGACGCGCTGGGCCACGGCACCGCCGCGGCGGAGGTCGCCGCCGAGGCGCGCCGCTGCCTGGAGCGCATGCCGCTGGACGGGGGCGTGGAGCCCCTGATGGACGCGGTGCACGCGGCCCTGCGCAACGGCCGGGGCGCGGCCATCATGATGGGCCTGTTCGACGGGAAGACGCTCCAGTGTGGGGGTGTTGGCAACGTGGAATTGCGTGCGCGCGGCACGCGGGTGCCGGTGGTGCCCACCCCTGGAATCCTCGGGCAGTCCATGCGCTCGCTTCGCACCGTCTCGGCGGTGCTCGCGCCGGGAGACCGGCTCGTCCTCTTCAGTGACGGGCTGAGCTTCCGGTTGGACCTGGAGACCGCCCGGAAGCTTCCACCCAACGAGGCCTGCATGCTGCTCATGGAGCGCTATGCCCGCCCTTCGGACGACGCCACCGTGATGGTGGCGGACGTGGAGAACTGA
- a CDS encoding ATP-binding protein gives MSRGSMCTELLRVLQQFMSETAARLVLRGTLEPLRLSAESVGSAELPRVIEALEPATRHFVDPARRPQLAAQLRTLTTPTTPTTVAALFPTAAAPAAPKPSVTPPSGTPAGAAPAARASTGPEVRATTYLVRTEADASHARLAARMMCEAMGGRGYECQKVATAVSELARNQIAYAGGGTIQLTPEQTPRRLLRVRAEDQGRGIPELERVLSGNYRSKTGMGLGILGVKRLADRFDVRTGPSGTQVDFEVWL, from the coding sequence GTGAGCCGGGGCTCGATGTGTACCGAGCTGTTGCGGGTGCTGCAGCAGTTCATGTCCGAAACGGCCGCGCGGCTGGTGCTGCGCGGGACGCTGGAGCCGCTGCGGCTGTCGGCGGAGTCCGTGGGCTCCGCGGAGCTGCCTCGCGTCATCGAGGCGCTGGAGCCGGCGACGCGCCACTTCGTGGACCCCGCCCGCAGGCCGCAGCTCGCCGCGCAGCTGCGCACACTCACCACGCCCACCACGCCCACCACGGTGGCCGCGCTGTTCCCCACGGCCGCCGCGCCCGCCGCGCCGAAGCCGTCCGTCACCCCGCCGAGCGGCACTCCCGCCGGCGCCGCGCCCGCCGCGCGCGCCTCCACCGGCCCCGAGGTCCGCGCCACGACGTACCTGGTGCGCACGGAAGCGGACGCCAGCCACGCGCGGCTCGCGGCGCGGATGATGTGCGAGGCCATGGGCGGCCGCGGCTACGAGTGCCAGAAGGTGGCCACGGCGGTGAGTGAATTGGCGCGCAACCAGATTGCCTATGCCGGCGGAGGCACCATCCAGCTCACCCCCGAGCAGACGCCGCGCCGCCTGTTGCGCGTGCGCGCGGAAGACCAGGGCCGCGGCATTCCGGAGTTGGAGCGCGTGCTGTCCGGCAACTACCGCAGCAAGACGGGCATGGGCCTGGGCATCCTCGGCGTGAAGCGGCTGGCGGACCGGTTCGACGTGCGCACCGGCCCGTCCGGCACACAGGTGGACTTCGAGGTGTGGCTGTGA
- a CDS encoding ATP-binding protein, with protein MKSDAAVAAALGRRFARQVGLTAPASAEVAVVVSELATNLVRHAGAGGTVELWCEGDYLFIRSRDRGPGMTDPSRLFMGRGEGRPGPLPGESLGEGGAAVMRLTDGVHVSNREGGGLEVVARKRVILENRRHR; from the coding sequence TTGAAGTCGGACGCGGCGGTGGCGGCGGCGCTGGGGCGGAGGTTCGCGCGGCAGGTGGGGCTGACGGCCCCGGCCAGCGCGGAGGTGGCGGTGGTGGTGAGTGAGCTCGCCACCAACCTGGTGCGTCACGCCGGCGCGGGCGGCACGGTGGAGCTGTGGTGCGAGGGGGACTACCTCTTCATCCGCTCCAGGGACAGGGGGCCCGGCATGACGGACCCGTCGCGCCTCTTCATGGGCCGTGGCGAGGGACGTCCCGGGCCGCTGCCGGGCGAGAGCCTGGGCGAGGGCGGCGCGGCGGTGATGCGGCTGACGGATGGGGTCCACGTATCCAACCGCGAGGGCGGCGGCCTGGAGGTGGTCGCCCGCAAGCGCGTGATTCTGGAGAACAGGAGGCACCGGTGA
- a CDS encoding class II glutamine amidotransferase, which translates to MSVVLAALTSDPNLLHCELHRLASQVLLQGEQRSNAVGVGAYAQDEVLLRRFAGDGEPTLDSLAPPHESEALLFHGARLPLGLSLEDNTQPFRARRWLFAHQGSVHGFERLRAGLMASLPEHLQRLVRGGTDSEVLFALFLRHLRDVGRTDDPRLEAALAGHLLADTAREVAKASADTGIARTSTLNLVATNGSLLVACRFGEAPLFYTRLEGSAECERCGLTAGTPETLPAVGAHRRRRTVVVASHLKRHAGWVELPQGTTLAVGPDLQVQHLHGS; encoded by the coding sequence ATGTCCGTCGTCCTCGCCGCCCTGACGTCCGACCCGAACCTGCTGCACTGTGAGCTGCACCGGCTCGCCAGCCAGGTGCTCCTCCAGGGAGAGCAGCGCTCCAACGCCGTGGGGGTCGGCGCGTATGCCCAGGACGAGGTGCTGCTGCGGCGCTTCGCGGGTGACGGCGAGCCGACGCTGGACTCCCTCGCTCCCCCGCATGAATCCGAGGCGCTGCTGTTCCATGGCGCCAGGCTGCCGTTGGGGCTCTCGCTGGAGGACAACACGCAGCCGTTCCGGGCGCGCCGCTGGCTCTTCGCGCACCAGGGCAGCGTCCATGGCTTCGAGCGGCTGCGCGCGGGGCTGATGGCCTCGCTGCCGGAGCACCTGCAGCGGCTGGTGCGCGGCGGCACCGACAGCGAGGTGCTCTTCGCCCTCTTCCTGCGCCACCTGCGCGACGTGGGCCGTACGGATGATCCACGGCTGGAGGCGGCGCTGGCGGGCCACCTGCTCGCGGACACCGCGCGCGAGGTGGCGAAGGCCAGCGCGGACACGGGCATCGCGCGCACCTCCACGCTCAACCTCGTGGCCACCAACGGCTCCCTCCTCGTGGCGTGCCGCTTCGGCGAGGCGCCGCTCTTCTACACGCGGCTGGAGGGCTCGGCGGAGTGCGAGCGGTGCGGCCTCACCGCCGGCACGCCGGAGACGCTGCCCGCGGTGGGCGCGCACCGCCGCCGCCGCACGGTGGTGGTGGCCAGTCACTTGAAGCGCCACGCGGGTTGGGTGGAATTGCCCCAGGGCACCACGCTCGCAGTCGGTCCGGACCTCCAGGTCCAGCATCTCCACGGGAGCTGA
- the dnaK gene encoding molecular chaperone DnaK: MADEIAIGIDLGTSYSCVSVVQDGQPIVIPNEWGETTHASCVSFLEDGSVLVGNAAKKNIITSPEQTVYSAKRLIGRYYFSDEVKKAQAVMPYRIVEGDNNSVRIAVGARTYSLPEISALVLKEMKAVAETYLGREVTKAVITVPAYFNDNQRQATKDAGRIAGLEVLRILNEPTAAALAYGFGRDVNQRIVVYDLGGGTFDVSILEIGKDVFEVLATAGDTYLGGDDFDDRIMTWLADDFLAKTRLDVRQNKYCLQMLKEAAEKAKIDVGQTGHAEILCQGICQDAQGNIMDLRGTLNQDQFNRMVMDLVQRTFKVCDEALQSARLTAADIDAVILVGGPTRLPIIRNSVKHYFQKDPLEGINPDQVVAMGAALQSHALLDSKTETFLVDVTPLTLRIGTVGGYTEKIIDKNTPVPIDRSKTFTTSRDGQEKVKIRVYQGESNRADECEMLGEFEFSGFRIGYRGEVKIEVTFEINTDGLVNVSACDTETGQKTSTTITLSSGMTEADIQRSIQSNRDTRLAGHNNNDLPAVAQ; the protein is encoded by the coding sequence ATGGCGGACGAGATCGCAATCGGCATCGACCTGGGCACGTCGTATTCATGCGTGTCGGTGGTCCAGGACGGCCAGCCCATCGTCATCCCCAACGAGTGGGGCGAGACGACGCACGCCTCCTGCGTGTCCTTCCTCGAGGACGGCTCGGTGCTGGTGGGCAACGCGGCCAAGAAGAACATCATCACCAGCCCCGAGCAGACCGTCTATTCCGCGAAGCGGCTCATCGGCCGGTACTACTTCTCCGACGAGGTGAAGAAGGCGCAGGCGGTGATGCCGTACCGCATTGTCGAGGGCGACAACAACTCGGTGCGCATCGCGGTGGGGGCGCGGACGTACTCGCTGCCGGAAATCAGCGCGCTCGTCCTCAAGGAGATGAAGGCGGTGGCGGAGACGTACCTGGGACGTGAGGTGACGAAGGCCGTCATCACCGTGCCCGCGTACTTCAACGACAACCAGCGCCAGGCCACCAAGGACGCGGGCCGCATCGCCGGGCTGGAGGTGCTGCGCATCCTCAACGAGCCCACCGCGGCGGCGCTGGCATACGGCTTCGGCCGGGACGTGAATCAGCGCATCGTCGTCTACGACCTGGGCGGCGGCACGTTCGACGTTTCGATTCTGGAGATTGGCAAGGACGTCTTCGAGGTGCTGGCCACCGCGGGAGACACGTACCTGGGCGGCGACGACTTCGACGACCGCATCATGACGTGGCTGGCGGACGACTTCCTGGCGAAGACGCGGCTGGACGTGCGGCAGAACAAGTACTGCCTGCAGATGCTCAAGGAGGCCGCGGAGAAGGCGAAGATCGACGTGGGGCAGACGGGCCACGCGGAAATCCTCTGCCAGGGCATCTGCCAGGACGCGCAGGGCAACATCATGGACCTGCGTGGCACGCTCAACCAGGACCAGTTCAACCGGATGGTGATGGACCTGGTGCAGCGCACGTTCAAGGTCTGCGACGAGGCGCTGCAGAGCGCGCGCCTGACGGCGGCGGACATCGACGCGGTCATCCTGGTGGGCGGGCCCACGCGGCTGCCCATCATCCGCAACTCGGTGAAGCACTACTTCCAGAAGGACCCGCTGGAGGGCATCAACCCGGACCAGGTCGTGGCCATGGGCGCGGCGCTCCAGTCGCACGCGCTGTTGGACAGCAAGACGGAGACGTTCCTGGTGGACGTGACTCCGCTGACGCTGCGCATCGGCACGGTGGGCGGGTACACCGAGAAGATCATCGACAAGAACACGCCGGTCCCCATCGACCGCTCGAAGACCTTCACCACCAGCCGCGACGGGCAGGAGAAGGTGAAGATTCGCGTGTACCAGGGCGAGTCCAACCGCGCCGACGAGTGCGAGATGCTGGGCGAGTTCGAGTTCTCGGGCTTCCGCATCGGCTACCGCGGCGAGGTGAAGATTGAGGTCACCTTCGAGATCAACACGGACGGACTGGTGAACGTGTCCGCGTGTGACACCGAGACGGGCCAGAAGACGTCGACGACCATCACCCTGTCGTCCGGCATGACCGAGGCCGACATCCAGAGGTCCATCCAGTCGAACCGTGACACGCGGCTGGCGGGCCATAACAACAACGACCTGCCCGCCGTGGCCCAGTAA
- a CDS encoding DnaJ domain-containing protein — protein MRAPIIGGGAPRPPPTLAVGQVAPPVAPSTQPQTRPGARPTVSLPALAPAGSAPRPPPPPAAAVTVPSVAPAVPGVAPVAARVPGIAPVVPPIAPSVAQRVPPPPPAAAMAPPPPPGAAKSHGLDAQQLTDLASRCAKLDQMDYFEVLLIEKSASPADIKKAFYRESRTYHPDRFFHVEDKELKERVHELYKRVTEAYYVLRDDTKRKKYLVDVTGSERAQKLRFTDASEAETKAAAKKEQEEQIGTHPKGRQFYAQAQKDSDAGNPSAAERNLKMALTYEPSNARYKERLAEVQKQLQDEAKNKGDSSFKIR, from the coding sequence GTGCGTGCTCCCATCATCGGCGGAGGCGCGCCGCGTCCGCCGCCCACGCTCGCCGTGGGCCAGGTGGCTCCGCCCGTGGCTCCCTCCACGCAGCCCCAGACGCGTCCGGGCGCGCGCCCCACGGTCTCCCTTCCCGCCCTCGCGCCCGCGGGCTCCGCGCCGCGTCCTCCGCCTCCGCCCGCCGCGGCCGTCACGGTGCCCTCCGTGGCTCCGGCCGTCCCGGGCGTCGCGCCCGTCGCCGCGCGCGTGCCCGGCATCGCGCCCGTGGTTCCTCCCATCGCCCCCTCCGTGGCGCAGCGGGTGCCGCCTCCGCCTCCCGCCGCCGCGATGGCGCCTCCGCCTCCTCCGGGCGCCGCCAAGAGCCACGGCCTGGACGCGCAGCAGCTCACGGACCTGGCGTCGCGCTGCGCGAAGCTCGACCAGATGGACTACTTCGAGGTGCTCCTCATCGAGAAGAGCGCCTCGCCGGCCGACATCAAGAAGGCCTTCTACCGGGAGAGCCGCACCTACCACCCGGACCGCTTCTTCCACGTCGAGGACAAGGAGCTGAAGGAGCGCGTCCACGAGCTCTACAAGCGCGTCACCGAGGCCTACTACGTCCTGCGCGACGACACGAAGCGCAAGAAGTACCTCGTCGACGTGACGGGCTCCGAGCGCGCCCAGAAGCTGCGCTTCACCGACGCCTCCGAGGCGGAGACCAAGGCCGCCGCCAAGAAGGAGCAGGAGGAGCAGATCGGCACCCACCCCAAGGGGCGCCAGTTCTATGCGCAGGCCCAGAAGGACAGCGACGCCGGCAACCCCTCCGCCGCCGAGCGCAACCTCAAGATGGCCCTCACCTACGAGCCCTCCAACGCCCGCTACAAGGAACGGCTCGCCGAAGTGCAGAAGCAGCTCCAGGACGAAGCGAAGAACAAGGGCGACTCCTCGTTCAAGATCCGCTGA